In one Culex quinquefasciatus strain JHB chromosome 2, VPISU_Cqui_1.0_pri_paternal, whole genome shotgun sequence genomic region, the following are encoded:
- the LOC6035688 gene encoding general transcription factor IIH subunit 2, with amino-acid sequence MADDEDPKEYRWETGYEKTWEAIKEDDDGLVEGSIAEIIQKAKRKRQAMKKGFSKLGMMRHLYVILDCSEAMSVPDLKPTRLLCTLKLLEIFIEEFFDQNPISQLGVIAMKAKRAEKITELGGSCRKHIKAVGNLNKLNLTGEPSLQNGLELALKTLKMVPSHASREILVVMGSLTTCDPTDIHITIDALKSEGIRCSVVSLSAEIRVCKFLCTETGGVYGAVLDDSHFKDQLLQHIDPPQAGNQQEFSMIKMGFPHGKTEEGKDPPLTMCMCHIDSTDEPSKLTSGGYHCPQCYSKYCELPVECTACGLTLASAPHLARSYHHLFPVPHYQELPFQQQATNCYGCQKLFGETTDKTIYQCATCRQFFCIDCDIFVHETMHSCVGCTTIPASVQALHARKPVPPPHSMSLL; translated from the exons ATGGCAGACGACGAGGATCCAAAGGAGTACCGCTGGGAAACCGGCTACGAGAAAACATG GGAAGCAATCAAGGAAGATGACGACGGTCTGGTCGAGGGTTCGATCGCCGAAATCATCCAGAAGGCCAAACGCAAGCGGCAAGCGATGAAAAAGGGCTTCAGCAAGCTCGGCATGATGCGCCACTTGTACGTGATTCTGGACTGCTCGGAGGCCATGTCCGTTCCGGATCTGAAGCCAACGCGGCTGCTGTGCACGCTCAAGCTGCTGGAGATCTTCATCGAGGAGTTCTTCGACCAGAATCCGATTTCCCAGCTTGGGGTGATCGCTATGAAGGCCAAGCGGGCGGAGAAGATTACGGAGCTGGGCGGAAGTTGCCGGAAACACATCAAGGCCGTTGGCAACTTGAACAAGCTGAACCTGACCGGGGAACCGTCGCTGCAGAACGGGCTGGAGTTGGCATTGAAGACGCTGAAGATGGTTCCTTCGCACGCGAGCCGGGAGATTCTGGTCGTGATGGGCAGTTTGACCACGTGCGATCCAACGGACATTCACATCACGATTGACGCGCTCAAATCGGAAGGAATTCGTTGTTCGGTGGTTAGTTTGTCGGCGGAGATTCGCGTCTGCAAGTTCCTTTGCACGGAAACCGGAGGAGTTTACGGGGCCGTCCTAGACGATTCCCATTTCAAGGATCAGTTGTTGCAGCACATTGATCCGCCGCAGGCCGGCAATCAGCAGGAATTCTCCATGATCAAGATGGGCTTCCCGCACGGAAAAACTGAAGAGGGAAAAGATCCGCCACTAACCATGTGCATGTGCCACATTGACAGCACCGACGAACCGTCCAAACTGACCTCCGGCGGATATCACTGTCCACAGTGCTACAGCAAGTACTGCGAACTTCCGGTGGAATGCACGGCCTGCGGTCTGACACTAGCCTCCGCACCGCATCTGGCCCGCTCGTACCATCATCTGTTCCCAGTGCCCCACTACCAGGAACTCCCGTTCCAGCAGCAAGCCACCAATTGCTACGGCTGTCAGAAACTGTTCGGTGAGACCACCGATAAAACCATTTACCAGTGCGCCACCTGTCGGCAGTTCTTCTGCATCGACTGCGATATCTTCGTGCACGAGACCATGCACTCGTGCGTGGGCTGTACGACGATTCCGGCTTCGGTGCAGGCGCTGCACGCCCGGAAGCCGGTTCCGCCGCCGCACAGTATGTCGTTGTTGTAG
- the LOC6035689 gene encoding uncharacterized protein LOC6035689 codes for MADDDIDEYQTLQQVLEANNIYEPRMQIEEMRTLCIALEKVEPEAPEQKTEVVGAAAPPENDTIDIVKKLFENHKNKLKECECLPEVSVVLDEDPLNVDQGWKQQTTVENNVNQSQNRGNGRSLRNRVPRNYAHQLEQPEPRRLTRKQQKQEDEEYRKLRNFLKKRDLFKPPMDIEEMRAVRQAIEQSMQDINLKPREPEFEEWTILDPERHQEQLRNENWQPSNDLNPIFLDDYQFESALSPPKLPVAPESPELKYPPEWSLPSERRKSDVTTLSVPPNVDSDSETEYSPDYPGPCCKVIHAVNVEVHPEPREDREEGDADGSLLKSCKVLMNSLMSPSVPTDAWDAIDEFF; via the exons ATGGCCGACGACGACATAGACGAGTACCAAACGCTTCAACAGGTGTTGGAAG CTAACAACATCTACGAGCCTCgaatgcaaatcgaagagatgCGAACGCTGTGCATTGCGCTCGAGAAGGTCGAACCGGAAGCTCCGGAGCAGAAAACGGAAGTGGTTGGCGCAGCTGCCCCTCCCGAAAACGACACTATT GATATCgttaaaaaactgtttgaaaatcACAAGAATAAACTGAAGGAGTGCGAGTGCCTTCCGGAAGTTTCGGTGGTCCTGGATGAGGACCCGCTGAACGTGGATCAGGGGTGGAAACAACAAACGACCGTGGAAAATAACGTGAATCAGTCTCAAAACAGAGGAAATGGACGCAGTTTGAGAAATAG aGTTCCACGAAATTACGCGCACCAGTTGGAGCAACCTGAACCGAGACGACTAACCAGAAAGCAGCAAAAACAGGAAGACGAAGAGTATCGAAAACTTCGTAACTTCCTTAAAA AGCGAGACCTGTTCAAGCCGCCGATGGACATTGAGGAAATGCGCGCCGTTCGCCAGGCCATCGAGCAGTCGATGCAGGACATCAATCTGAAGCCGCGCGAGCCAGAATTCGAGGAATGGACGATCCTCGATCCCGAACGCCACCAGGAGCAGTTACGCAACGAGAATTGGCAGCCGTCGAACGATCTGAACCCGATCTTTTTGGACGACTATCAGTTCGAGAGCGCGCTGTCCCCGCCCAAGTTGCCCGTCGCGCCCGAGTCGCCCGAGCTGAAATATCCGCCGGAATGGTCGCTACCTTCGGAGCGCAGAAAGTCGGACGTGACGACGCTGTCGGTGCCGCCGAACGTGGACAGTGACAGCGAGACGGAGTACTCGCCGGATTATCC CGGTCCTTGCTGCAAGGTGATTCACGCGGTCAACGTGGAAGTTCATCCGGAACCGCGGGAAGATCGCGAGGAAGGGGACGCTGACGGATCCCTGCTGAAGAGCTGCAAAGTGCTTATGAACTCGCTGATGTCTCCATCGGTGCCAACGGATGCGTGGGACGCCATCGATGAGTTCTTCTAA